The following coding sequences lie in one Hippopotamus amphibius kiboko isolate mHipAmp2 chromosome 17, mHipAmp2.hap2, whole genome shotgun sequence genomic window:
- the GRAP gene encoding GRB2-related adapter protein isoform X2, giving the protein MKEEEETRKKQQKEKKREVSVSASKAQTRSQNKGRRSSTAEEAGSCRPCAEPRCRGSGTAAWSPWPCTASRPRRATSWPSTRGTHSSYGDQVQHFKVLREASGKYYLWEEKFNSLNELVAFYRTTTIAKKRQVFLRDEEPLAKPPRACFAQAQFDFLAQDPSQLSFRRGDIIEVMERLDPCWWRGRLCGRVGFFPRSYVQPVHL; this is encoded by the exons atgaaggaggaggaggagacaaggaagaagcagcagaaagagaaaaaaa GGGAAGTCTCCGTCTCAGCTTCAAAAGCACAAACACGCTCTCAAAACAAAGGAAGACGGTCCTCGACTGCAGAGGAAGCAGGAAGCTGCCGGCCCTGCGCGGAGCCCCGCTGCCGGGGCTCGGGGACGGCGGCATGGAGTCCGTGGCCCTGTACAGCTTCCAGGCCACGGAGAGCGACGAGCTGGCCTTCAACAAGGGGGACACACTCAAG CTACGGGGACCAGGTGCAGCACTTCAAGGTGCTGCGAGAGGCCTCAGGGAAGTACTACCTGTGGGAAGAGAAGTTCAACTCTCTGAATGAGCTGGTCGCCTTCTACCGGACCACCACCATCGCCAAGAAGCGGCAGGTCTTCCTGCGGGATGAGGAGCCCCTGGCCAAG CCGCCCCGCGCCTGCTTTGCCCAGGCCCAGTTTGACTTCTTGGCCCAGGACCCCTCCCAGCTCAGCTTCCGCCGCGGTGACATCATTGAGGTCATGGAGCGCCTCGACCCCTGCTGGTGGCGGGGCCGGCTCTGCGGCCGCGTCGGCTTCTTTCCGCGGAGCTACGTCCAGCCGGTGCACCTGTGA
- the GRAP gene encoding GRB2-related adapter protein isoform X1, with the protein MESVALYSFQATESDELAFNKGDTLKILNMEDDQNWYKAELRGAEGFVPKNYIRVKPHPWYSGRISRQLAEEILMKRNHPGAFLIRESESSPGEFSISVNYGDQVQHFKVLREASGKYYLWEEKFNSLNELVAFYRTTTIAKKRQVFLRDEEPLAKPPRACFAQAQFDFLAQDPSQLSFRRGDIIEVMERLDPCWWRGRLCGRVGFFPRSYVQPVHL; encoded by the exons ATGGAGTCCGTGGCCCTGTACAGCTTCCAGGCCACGGAGAGCGACGAGCTGGCCTTCAACAAGGGGGACACACTCAAG ATCCTGAACATGGAAGACGACCAGAACTGGTACAAGGCTGAGCTCCGGGGCGCCGAGGGGTTCGTCCCCAAGAACTACATCCGCGTCAAGCCTCACCC GTGGTACTCGGGCAGGATTTCCCGGCAGCTGGCAGAGGAGATTCTGATGAAGCGGAACCACCCCGGAGCCTTCCTGATCCGGGAGAGCGAGAGCTCCCCAGGGGAGTTCTCCATCTCTGTGAA CTACGGGGACCAGGTGCAGCACTTCAAGGTGCTGCGAGAGGCCTCAGGGAAGTACTACCTGTGGGAAGAGAAGTTCAACTCTCTGAATGAGCTGGTCGCCTTCTACCGGACCACCACCATCGCCAAGAAGCGGCAGGTCTTCCTGCGGGATGAGGAGCCCCTGGCCAAG CCGCCCCGCGCCTGCTTTGCCCAGGCCCAGTTTGACTTCTTGGCCCAGGACCCCTCCCAGCTCAGCTTCCGCCGCGGTGACATCATTGAGGTCATGGAGCGCCTCGACCCCTGCTGGTGGCGGGGCCGGCTCTGCGGCCGCGTCGGCTTCTTTCCGCGGAGCTACGTCCAGCCGGTGCACCTGTGA